From Candidatus Omnitrophota bacterium, one genomic window encodes:
- a CDS encoding DUF502 domain-containing protein, whose protein sequence is MRIRHYLATGFLITLPVFITLYFLFIIFRFIDGIFGKVVNFYIKQYLGFAIPGVGIIISILIVFAVGFTAANFFGKRIIRALESWFLKFPFIRNIYPAAKQIVDSFISKDSPAFKKVVLVQYPSKGIWSVGFITNESFKEANDKTGRDLLHVFIATTPSPLTGFLILAPREDVTELNISVEDGVKLIISGGIVKPAM, encoded by the coding sequence ATGAGGATAAGGCATTATCTCGCGACAGGGTTTCTGATAACATTGCCGGTATTCATCACGCTCTATTTCCTTTTCATAATCTTCCGTTTTATAGACGGAATATTCGGTAAGGTGGTTAATTTTTACATAAAACAGTATCTGGGCTTCGCCATACCCGGAGTAGGTATCATAATAAGCATCCTGATAGTCTTCGCCGTGGGCTTTACCGCGGCCAACTTCTTCGGCAAAAGGATAATACGCGCGCTCGAAAGCTGGTTCTTGAAGTTTCCGTTCATTCGCAACATTTACCCCGCGGCAAAGCAGATAGTAGACTCTTTCATCTCGAAGGACAGTCCGGCGTTTAAAAAAGTGGTATTGGTGCAGTATCCGTCGAAAGGGATCTGGTCGGTAGGTTTTATAACGAATGAGAGTTTTAAGGAGGCCAATGATAAGACCGGGCGCGATCTGCTGCATGTATTTATAGCCACCACGCCGAGTCCGTTGACGGGTTTTCTCATACTGGCGCCCAGAGAAGACGTAACGGAGCTGAATATATCCGTCGAAGACGGCGTGAAACTTATTATTTCAGGAGGGATAGTGAAGCCCGCCATGTAA